The Theobroma cacao cultivar B97-61/B2 chromosome 2, Criollo_cocoa_genome_V2, whole genome shotgun sequence genome includes the window gaaagaaatgtaATGCTAGAAATGGTCGATCTGGTTTAGAGGATCAGAGTAGTGCTTCTGGATCACATAATAATACTCCTGCAACAGTtcatgaagaaaatagaacTGAACAATGTGCTGAAACCCCTGTATCCTCTGGTTCAAGTTattcaaatattcaaaaacaGAATACTTCTGCTTTTGAGACTAGTAGTGATAAATACACGGGTGGTACTTCTCCCCATCCTGGGATGGGAAGCCCTTTTGTAAAATTTGATAAGAAAGTTGACCATGAAAGCTTTTCATGGTCGAAATATGGGCCAACTGCTGAAGAATGGTTTTCACATGTTAAGGATGATGTTATATTTGGAAGGGAAACAAATATGAAAGATCCTCCTTTACGGGATGGAGATCAAGATTCTTGTCAGGTACCCCTAAATTCTGACCCACACTCAAGTAACTTGCACCAGAGAAATAGGGGTTCAAATGGAAAAGAGAAGCTTCAATCCAAAGAACCTTCGGCGTCAATTCCTAAATTATCTGAAGAAAAACAGGTTGACAATGCTGTGACCCCTTCTGAAATCAAAGTTGGAACTGTTTTTGATGAACCTTCTTCTGTTAAGACTTCATTTGTTAAGATGCCAGTAGTTGGCAGTGAAATTTATTCTGATAGAGAGAAAGTGTTATCTGGGGACAGTTCTCAGTATGATGAAACTCAAATTAAGCAATCTTGTTCTGAAGCAGAGGAATCGTATGTTGAATCACCATCTGGCAGTAAAAAATGTGATGAAAGGGATACATTACATGTTCAAGGTGTTGATGCTACAGCTTCTGGTGAAAAGGACATAGTTATTGACCGAGAAAAGCTCAAGGAGACTGTTGAATACAAACTAGCAGTGGAAGAAGAATGGGCATCCAGGCAGCGAGAGTTACAAATTCAGGTTTGACACTTAAACTGATTAGTTCTCTTTCTTTGGTTGGAGATtattctcttttgttttaacAATATCACGAGGATTTTAGGGaataagtaattaaaattatttaatcagTTGATACGGGTGAGGTATTCTGCATTCTACAAAAGTATGAATGCTCCAAGTTTAAATGGTGACCTGATCTTTAATTGTCAGAAAGTGTGCTAACCAAATTGTTGCTTCTTCCTCACTCTTTCATCTTCAGGACAGTTTCTTTTGGGGTCTGTTTGTCAACCCCTATAATGTTAACTCAATGTTTAATTTTGTAAACaacatattatttttgttttataatcaACAGATAACTTGTGAAACAAACTTCAATAACAGTCTTACGCTTGGTTATTTTGTGTTAGCTTAAGGTTTGAAGTAAACTTAATAAAACTGGGTTATACAATTAGTTCTGCAAATGGCTTTTATAGATGGAAAAGGAAAtcaactttatattttttcagGTCAAATTTAAACtggattttaaaaaatcggttttgaaatttttactttttaacatgaaataatcttttatattgcatgaaatggaattcTTTGgttatatgaaaattttttgttagaGTAGGCAATTTGGACTtgctattttttataaatgacTTGGTTTTAGAAAACTAACAAGTTTCTGCTCTAAATTCCTATATACTGAATGGCTGCTTGTTAAGTATAAGTTCAGAATGAGTaattaagaaagaagaaagagggACAGTAGAGAAACAATGAagggagaaagggaaaaagacgTTTTAATATGTAAAGAGAGAAATATGACatgtcaaaaaattttaaataggaTAAGAATGGTAGAATCTTGAAATGCAAAGGCTGGTTCCaggtaaaaagataaaaaacaGTGGGCTGCATAGGCATAAATAGGGAACGtgttaactttaaaattttagcaTGATCTTGAATTTGATCTATTTTATGCTaagttggtttttttttaggCTTATTAATTATTGTTGGTCCATTTATATGCAGTATTCCTTCCCAATATTTCCTTTATTTATTGGTAAGTAAATAGACTGACTGACTCATTTTTTGGGGAATAAAAAGGGGACAAAAAAACTAATATAGTgtactatttttatttcctctctttgaTGAAATGAACTTAATTAGACAAAGAACACTTTAAGAGTAATATTAATTggcctttaaaaaaaaaagagtaatatttgttatattcttacaatcatgaaaattgttgcttacaaaaatatatataagcttATATGTTCATATTAGAATAAACTTGTGTAATGATAAAAGAAacaatattcttttaaaagaaatacaatTGCAAAAATACTTCAGAGTGTATTATGACCCAAAAGAACAAATCATTGCAGACTGTCCCCATTGTACCATAAAATCATTACCCTGTGCACCCTGTCTCGAACTTGTACCTCGTCTTTTTTGGAACATACCATGTTCCTAGTAACTATGTTCATGCTTTGAggatttttatcatttaaattgctcaaattaatcaattggACTTGTTACTTAACATGTTTTGGACTCACTTCTTTCTCAGGCAGAAGAGGCTCAAAGGTTGCGGAAGAGAAGAAAGGCTGAAAGTATGCGTCTACTAGATATGGAGAGACGGCAAAAGCAGCGCCTGGAGGAAATAAGAGAGACACAGAAGAAGGTATAGatatatattgatattttcCCTTATTCTCCTTTTCAAAATtgcttgttcttttttttttcttatatttgaGTAATTATGTCTTCATCTGCTAAATGATGTCTACTTCAGGATGAGGAAAATATGAACTTAAAAGAGCAACTACGAATTGAAGTAAGGAAGGAGCTTAGTCAATTGGAATTATCATGCATTAATATGGCCTCACTGCTGCGTAGCTTGGGAATCCCTGTAGGTGGTGGTTTTTGTCCCTTGTCCCATGAGGTGAGTGAAGCTGAATTCATTTATATGCCATCTCATGAACAAAAttagttttgtttcttttgagtGAAATCCCCAGAGGGGTTATTAATATATCTTGTTATCCTAGTGCCCAACAGTATCAAATTCGGTGGTCTGCTGTACTTTGTTGCAGCAGTTAAttgttcaaataataatttttattattggtTACGGAACTTCTGGATGTTGTTCCTGCATTGTGAAGCCACAAGAATCTCACaacttataaattttatttccaTGTTAAAATGCCAAGGTTTTTTCTAACAAAGATCAATGGTCATCTCAGGTGCATGCAGCTTATAAACGAGCTGTGCTAAGATTTCATCCTGACCGAGCATCTAAAACTAATATTCGCGAGCAGGTTGAGGCAGAGGAAAAATTCAAGCTTATTTCTCGCATGAAGGAGAAATTTTTAGCAACCTCATGTCACTGAATGATAATGAAGGTTCAAATTTTGTTACAACAGTGcaatttttgttgtttcatTGGCATTCTATTGAGCTAGAGCTgctaaagaaatttttttgatattgCATATGTTGGCAATTTTTTGCCAGTTCTGATCGGGTGGGCCCAAAATTGTAAAGCAGTTGTAAATActtgcaaagaaattatttttagaggTATGGTTATATATCATAGCGAATCTTTGAGAATGGAGTTCATGCTGATTAATCGTGTGCAAACTGATGTCCACATTTATTGGATTTTGAGAGGGCTATGAACTTGAATGAATGACTGCTGTGTTCGGTATATAAACTGAAAGAGGGGACTGTACTCCCCATAAAACTTGCTGGAAATAATTTTGTACTTGCATTGCAGGGGAGATCATTGTGTAAGCCTGTACTGTTTATACCgtttagtttagttttaatATGTTGTAATTTCATATTGTATGCATCTTTTCCTTTAGAAACGATTGATGTTTTTAACCTTTTAAGGCATTGCATAAAGCATGTTTCAGACTATGTTGCCTGGATATTATTTGTTTCAAACCTGTtacaaatttgttttattagtTTGATCTTCAGCAAGCCAGAGCCGGTTCCTGGGTTCACCTAGTCCTTGTACTGTGTATAAAGAgaattttgaatataaatcAATGGTATGCCATAATTTAGTATGATTTCttaccattttatttaactttttctgGGTAAATTTACAACTAATTTCAGTCTTTACCAATGACGGAGCCAAGACTTATGCTTAATCTGGGCAAGGTTATTTCCCCTTCAGCAAATTTCTCcggtttgaaaacatgaacaTCCTCACCCCCATGTCTCAGGGTCATGGTGAAGTGCTGGAGTTGAAATGAACAATTCACTGTTTTCATCTTGGAGAATTCTGTTATAGAAAAAAAGATACAAGGACAATCATACTCATCTCTAAGCAACGTCTACAAAAATATCAGAATATAAGAGGAAATAGTACTCAGAGAAGTACCATCTTCATACTTGATTACTAGTACATTTAGTTCCAATACCATCATCTACCACTACATGGATAGAAACAAGGACTTGCTGGGATGACTGACTTGCTGCAGCCTCTATAAGCAACTGATCTACAAGGCATTATTCCATTGACAACTCAAGGCTTCATTCTACAGAGAATGAAGTATTACCTGAATTCCATGTTGTGGCTGAAGCAAAAGAAGGGTATATGGTGAGTGGCTGTAGGTTGGGGAAAGGGAAATGTTGTATCGCTGTAGAATCATCGAAAGAGCAATCTTTGTTTCTGTCATTGCAAAGCTCATACCGACACAAGATCGAGGTCCCAATCCAAAGGGAGCATATGCAGCTGCATTATGTTTGGTGGCATTTGCAGTCCCTTCTGCGAATCTCTCAGGTTTGAAGAGATTGACATCATCTCCCCATAACTGAGGGTCATGGTGAAGTGCCACGATTGGAACAACCAACTGTAAATCAGCTGGCAGGATGAGCTTTCCCAATTGAACTTCATTTTCAACTGTTCTTGCCATGCCACTTACAGGGGGATATAGTCTTAAAGTTTCATTAATGATCATAGTCATCTGTATGCAGCAGAAGAGGAATAAACATATCAAATCTATTCtgattttcaaaaattcaatCTACTAAATGTTCAGTGATGTGTCCAAGCAGAAGGATTAGACTTGCTTACAGTCTTTAGTCTGCCAATGCCTTCAGAATGTGGATTTTGGTTACCAAAGACCTCAATCACCTCTCGTCTTGCTTTCTCCTGCCAATCTGGATTGATTGCCAAAAGCAAGACTGTCCATGCAAGTGCAGAATTAGTAGTTTCCTGTCCAGCAAAGTAAAATGTCTTGCATTCATCTACCAAATCTTGTACTGATAGCCTGTTCTTCTTGTCTGCGTCATGGTAAGCATTTACAAGTAATCCAAGAAAATCAGTGCCAAAGCTGTTGGCTTCTCCATTAACTACTTTCTCTTCTCGTTTCTTAACTACCTCCATCACAGAATTGTGTATTCCTTTTACAAGTTTGTCTGATTCAATTTCATCAGCAGTTTTACAGAAGTTACTGCAAAGGCGAAACAAATTTCCAACAACATATGAAggcaaaataaaacaaaaatccaCCTAGCTATACAAGAGTAGTTTAACCATTTGGGCAAAAGCTGCATAATATGACTTCTAGTTAGTCTCCTTTCTCATTAAATCAGAAATAACCTTAAGAGGAACTTACCTAATGACAGGAAACTTAGTTTTAAACAGGTTTCTGTTTGTCAAGACAGACAACTTCAACAACATGTCAAAAATCTTTTTCCCATCTAAGTAACTGCTACCAAAAGCTGTTCTTGATATGACTTCTGAAGTCAACAACCTAAATTCTTCAAACACCTCAATTTCTTTGCCTTCAAATTGTTTCCACCTTTCCAGCATGGTCTCAACACTAGCAATCACTGCTGGTGTCATGCTCTGCCAAAACCATCACCCACACTTATGAGTAACTTACACTTTGCCAGGATTTGGTGCTTCTCTAATGCATTAAATTCACAAAAACATGATCTAAATATGAAGTATCTTACATCAACACATCTATGACAAAAATAATTGTAGTATTGGATCAGAAGTTTACTTTTAAGCTGTCCCCATGGAAAGCATAATTGGCCAACTTCCTTTGCCTTGCCCATTTCTCACCTTCGGATGTCACAAGCCCATCCCCTAGTATCTTAAGAGCGAACTCCTCGTCATTCCACTTCCTTTCTCTACTTGTCCTTTTTGGAAAAGCTTTTTCACTACTTTTCAACACCTCTTTGACAAGCTCAGGCTCTGTGATAAACAGTTGAGCTCTAGTGCCTGCCCAGGAAAGATAGTTTTTCCCTAATCCCACAGAAACAAAAGAACGTTAATCTGT containing:
- the LOC18610185 gene encoding uncharacterized protein LOC18610185; amino-acid sequence: MRGKGVMRGLSQPKSFSRRKTLKSFNVKGKLENVVLIDVEGDICENVIIIDASESVEEGSSGSGGGKRFPSPGVISIDDDETDNMDDPKICAECGGDLDSDASSSKSSPAPDFMHKSVGLDDDECRVIQEKKSAFKLSKCKKTYTGKTPCGKRFGLSPESEDSSSGSDCSDCELMEGSVGKLREQWEKAFQRKKCNARNGRSGLEDQSSASGSHNNTPATVHEENRTEQCAETPVSSGSSYSNIQKQNTSAFETSSDKYTGGTSPHPGMGSPFVKFDKKVDHESFSWSKYGPTAEEWFSHVKDDVIFGRETNMKDPPLRDGDQDSCQVPLNSDPHSSNLHQRNRGSNGKEKLQSKEPSASIPKLSEEKQVDNAVTPSEIKVGTVFDEPSSVKTSFVKMPVVGSEIYSDREKVLSGDSSQYDETQIKQSCSEAEESYVESPSGSKKCDERDTLHVQGVDATASGEKDIVIDREKLKETVEYKLAVEEEWASRQRELQIQAEEAQRLRKRRKAESMRLLDMERRQKQRLEEIRETQKKDEENMNLKEQLRIEVRKELSQLELSCINMASLLRSLGIPVGGGFCPLSHEVHAAYKRAVLRFHPDRASKTNIREQVEAEEKFKLISRMKEKFLATSCH
- the LOC18610186 gene encoding cytochrome P450 CYP749A22; amino-acid sequence: MTSIAANLSALLTGSLCLYLVMALIKILHKYWWTPLRIQYAMNLQGIKGPPYKFIHGNNKETERMTRDALSKPMANLSHDILPRVNPPVYSRINSYGKNYLSWAGTRAQLFITEPELVKEVLKSSEKAFPKRTSRERKWNDEEFALKILGDGLVTSEGEKWARQRKLANYAFHGDSLKSMTPAVIASVETMLERWKQFEGKEIEVFEEFRLLTSEVISRTAFGSSYLDGKKIFDMLLKLSVLTNRNLFKTKFPVISNFCKTADEIESDKLVKGIHNSVMEVVKKREEKVVNGEANSFGTDFLGLLVNAYHDADKKNRLSVQDLVDECKTFYFAGQETTNSALAWTVLLLAINPDWQEKARREVIEVFGNQNPHSEGIGRLKTMTMIINETLRLYPPVSGMARTVENEVQLGKLILPADLQLVVPIVALHHDPQLWGDDVNLFKPERFAEGTANATKHNAAAYAPFGLGPRSCVGMSFAMTETKIALSMILQRYNISLSPTYSHSPYTLLLLQPQHGIQVILHSL